Proteins encoded together in one Aureibacillus halotolerans window:
- a CDS encoding GntR family transcriptional regulator encodes MRKRKGPLYLQIKETIKDRILHGVYPLYTTIPSEPQLEEEFSVSKITIRNAIKELVTEGYLETASGRGTKVIANTPSPRLAKGKRFTEWLVDEGHKLEKRIISIAPCKVDPSSFLFGSLGSTCLQVKRLYLLDEAPYIYFIHYIKVDEQTLLNVPQTITSLYRFMDEAGIHLEAFKDEFSVAIPPEEVSAMLELSDQSPLLKRIRWSTDEKAQLVEYSEGYYMTDKQHYVVTYNDL; translated from the coding sequence ATAAGGAAGCGCAAGGGACCATTGTATTTGCAGATTAAGGAGACGATTAAGGATCGGATCCTTCACGGTGTGTATCCATTGTACACAACGATTCCTTCAGAGCCTCAGCTGGAGGAGGAATTTAGTGTTAGCAAAATTACAATCCGCAACGCCATTAAGGAGCTTGTCACGGAAGGGTATCTTGAAACGGCAAGTGGAAGAGGGACGAAGGTCATTGCCAATACACCTTCTCCACGGCTTGCCAAAGGGAAACGCTTCACGGAGTGGCTCGTCGATGAAGGGCACAAGCTAGAAAAAAGGATCATCTCGATTGCTCCATGCAAGGTGGACCCTTCCTCCTTCTTGTTTGGCTCTTTAGGTTCGACATGCCTGCAAGTGAAAAGGCTTTATTTACTTGATGAAGCCCCTTATATCTATTTTATTCATTATATAAAGGTCGATGAGCAAACGCTTTTGAATGTGCCGCAAACGATTACGTCGCTATACAGGTTTATGGATGAGGCGGGCATTCATTTAGAAGCGTTTAAGGATGAATTTTCCGTTGCTATCCCTCCTGAAGAGGTGAGCGCCATGCTTGAGCTTTCCGACCAATCTCCTTTATTGAAAAGGATACGTTGGTCAACGGATGAAAAAGCTCAATTGGTTGAATACAGTGAGGGGTATTATATGACGGACAAACAACATTATGTCGTCACATACAATGATCTTTAA
- a CDS encoding GntP family permease, translating to MDIYLLSITFLSIVIVILGVSWLRLHAFLSLTIAGLFLAIFAGVELGSIVDAYEKGVGNVLGHLVGILALGTILGKMMSDSGAGMQVSEFFVKKFGQKRLPWAMLLSGFIIGIPVFFEVGLVILLPLAIAIRKQTKQNIILIAIPVLAGLSIVHGLVPPHPGAMTAIEIYGANLGQVLLYSLIIAFPTAVVAGPIFAKWVHKRVIPENEPEIIKVETKTDSAPGTGISFFVIILPVLLMILTVVTPLFNVSGGLEQFLLFIGNPVIALLISVFFAYFFLGYRKGMDRTMIQKLTEDCLLPLSSIILIIGAGGAFKEILIVSGVGDTIATMSEQLSLSPIVLAFLVAGLIRVATGSATVALTTAAGIVAPVVAQMSDVNLELLVIATGAGSLMLSHVNDAGFWLVKEYMGLTVKETFKTWTVMETLLAFIAFGLALTLDMFI from the coding sequence ATGGATATTTATTTGCTTAGTATTACGTTTTTGTCGATTGTTATTGTTATCTTAGGGGTGTCTTGGCTTAGATTGCATGCCTTTTTAAGCTTGACGATTGCAGGCTTGTTCCTCGCAATTTTCGCAGGGGTTGAGCTTGGGTCCATCGTTGACGCCTATGAAAAAGGGGTCGGTAATGTCCTCGGGCACCTCGTCGGTATTCTAGCTTTAGGGACGATCCTTGGAAAAATGATGTCTGATTCAGGCGCCGGGATGCAAGTATCTGAGTTCTTTGTGAAAAAGTTTGGTCAGAAGCGTTTGCCTTGGGCAATGCTGCTTTCTGGTTTTATCATTGGAATTCCGGTGTTTTTCGAAGTAGGTTTGGTCATTTTGCTGCCATTGGCGATTGCGATTCGCAAACAGACAAAGCAAAACATTATTCTGATTGCCATTCCAGTTCTTGCTGGTCTTTCGATTGTCCACGGCTTAGTCCCACCACATCCAGGGGCGATGACGGCCATTGAGATTTACGGAGCCAATCTAGGTCAAGTATTGCTCTATTCATTAATCATTGCGTTTCCAACAGCGGTGGTGGCAGGCCCGATTTTCGCAAAATGGGTGCACAAGCGTGTTATTCCTGAAAACGAACCAGAGATTATAAAAGTAGAAACCAAAACTGACAGTGCCCCTGGGACGGGGATCTCATTTTTTGTTATTATTCTTCCTGTTCTTCTCATGATATTAACGGTCGTTACACCACTTTTTAATGTCTCTGGCGGCTTGGAGCAGTTTTTGCTCTTTATCGGTAACCCGGTCATTGCCTTGTTAATTTCAGTGTTCTTCGCCTATTTTTTCTTAGGATACAGAAAAGGAATGGATCGTACGATGATTCAAAAGCTTACGGAGGATTGCCTGCTGCCATTGTCCTCCATTATTCTTATTATTGGTGCGGGTGGCGCCTTTAAAGAAATTCTAATTGTGAGTGGCGTAGGTGATACGATTGCGACCATGTCTGAGCAGCTGTCATTGTCGCCGATCGTGTTGGCCTTCTTAGTGGCAGGCCTGATTCGTGTCGCAACGGGTTCCGCCACGGTTGCTTTAACGACAGCCGCGGGGATTGTTGCCCCAGTCGTCGCTCAGATGTCCGATGTCAATCTAGAGCTACTTGTGATTGCGACGGGGGCAGGTTCGCTTATGCTTTCCCACGTCAACGATGCAGGTTTCTGGCTCGTGAAGGAATACATGGGGCTCACCGTCAAAGAAACATTTAAGACGTGGACGGTCATGGAGACCTTACTAGCTTTCATTGCCTTTGGCTTAGCCCTTACGTTGGATATGTTTATTTAA
- the dagF gene encoding 2-dehydro-3-deoxy-phosphogluconate aldolase: MGTIEQRLYKNRVALNVLANSIDNAKDVFKAAEGHVLVGVLSKDYPTVDEGVTAMKAYGEAIDGAVSIGLGAGDNRQAAVVAEIAKHYGGSHINQVFPAVGATRANLGEKDSWINALVSPSGKTGYVNISTGPESAAAGKALVPVEAAIALVKDMGGNALKFFPMKGLACEDEYRAVAKACADADFALEPTGGIDLDNFKTILAIALDAGVQKVIPHVYSSIVDKASGETRVADVETLLHTVKTLVDKYE; this comes from the coding sequence ATGGGAACAATAGAACAAAGGTTGTATAAAAATCGTGTGGCATTAAATGTGTTGGCCAATTCTATTGACAACGCAAAAGACGTGTTCAAAGCAGCTGAAGGGCATGTGTTGGTTGGTGTGCTTTCGAAAGATTACCCAACGGTGGACGAAGGCGTCACGGCGATGAAAGCTTATGGAGAAGCGATTGACGGAGCGGTGTCCATCGGGCTTGGTGCCGGAGACAACAGACAGGCAGCAGTGGTTGCAGAGATTGCCAAGCATTATGGAGGTAGTCACATCAACCAAGTGTTCCCTGCGGTCGGCGCGACACGAGCCAATTTAGGGGAAAAGGACAGCTGGATTAATGCTCTTGTCTCTCCTTCTGGGAAAACAGGGTACGTGAACATCTCTACTGGTCCAGAAAGTGCAGCGGCAGGAAAAGCGCTTGTGCCAGTCGAAGCAGCCATTGCGCTCGTGAAGGATATGGGAGGAAATGCCCTGAAGTTTTTCCCAATGAAAGGCCTTGCTTGTGAGGACGAATACCGCGCTGTTGCTAAAGCCTGTGCAGACGCAGATTTTGCCCTAGAACCAACAGGAGGAATCGACCTCGATAACTTCAAAACGATCCTGGCTATTGCCTTAGACGCCGGTGTTCAAAAAGTTATCCCTCATGTGTATTCTTCAATCGTCGACAAAGCCTCTGGAGAAACGCGTGTTGCCGATGTAGAAACGTTATTACACACAGTGAAAACCTTGGTGGATAAGTATGAGTAA
- a CDS encoding sugar kinase produces MSKRVVAFGEVMMRLEVPGYALLAQGDSLSYSFSGTGVNVASAMTRLGHSGALVTKLPDNSVGDAAFAWLQRLGIDPALIERSGAYLGMYFLENGFGTRPSKVTYTNRLESSFNTAEWSESTLESIAAQTDLLHVDGIALAMTDRVRDNMKALARKVKDHGGQVCFDCNFRPSLWGERANEAKGHYEDMLAMADIVFMNEKDALNTLGLTSRYTDRADQLEELIPQVADKYAISVIAGTHRTVHSDNRHSIRGYLWKAGRFAYAEPPAFAVHDRIGSGDAFASGILHGELTKLPAEDTVAFAATSNILACTITGDTPMATVEDIRQAMRGHTTDVSR; encoded by the coding sequence ATGAGTAAACGAGTCGTGGCGTTTGGTGAGGTCATGATGCGGCTAGAGGTTCCGGGCTATGCATTATTGGCCCAAGGAGACAGCTTGAGCTATTCATTTTCCGGCACTGGCGTAAACGTCGCTTCGGCAATGACTCGTCTTGGTCATTCCGGAGCGCTCGTGACAAAGCTCCCAGACAATTCAGTGGGGGATGCAGCATTTGCATGGCTACAGCGTCTTGGAATTGACCCTGCTTTAATCGAACGAAGCGGAGCTTACTTGGGGATGTATTTCCTCGAAAATGGCTTCGGCACACGCCCGAGCAAAGTGACGTATACGAACCGACTTGAAAGTAGCTTCAATACGGCGGAATGGTCCGAGAGTACGCTGGAAAGCATTGCTGCGCAAACCGATTTGCTTCACGTTGATGGCATTGCTTTGGCGATGACCGATCGTGTTCGTGACAATATGAAGGCGTTGGCAAGGAAAGTAAAGGATCATGGTGGACAAGTATGCTTTGATTGCAACTTTCGCCCTTCGCTTTGGGGAGAGCGTGCAAATGAGGCGAAGGGGCATTATGAAGACATGTTGGCGATGGCTGATATCGTCTTTATGAATGAGAAAGATGCCTTGAATACGCTTGGATTGACAAGTCGCTATACGGATCGAGCAGATCAGCTTGAGGAGCTTATCCCACAAGTTGCAGACAAATATGCTATTTCAGTTATTGCAGGCACTCACCGTACGGTTCACAGCGACAACAGGCACTCCATTCGCGGCTATTTGTGGAAAGCAGGACGCTTTGCCTATGCCGAGCCACCTGCCTTTGCCGTGCATGACCGCATTGGCTCTGGAGATGCGTTTGCAAGTGGAATCTTGCATGGCGAACTTACAAAGTTGCCTGCAGAGGACACGGTCGCGTTTGCGGCGACGTCCAACATACTTGCTTGTACGATTACTGGCGATACGCCAATGGCTACGGTTGAGGACATTCGTCAGGCGATGCGAGGACATACAACGGATGTCTCCAGATAA